From the Kribbella sp. CA-293567 genome, the window AGGGCGTGCCGCAACCGCAGTCGATCCTGGTCGACACCGTGGACGAGGCGCTCGTCACCGCCGACAAGCTCGGCTACCCGGTGATCCTGAAGCCGCGCGCGCTGGCCGCCAGCCTCGGCGTGGTGAAGGTGAACTCGGCCGAGGAGCTCAGGGAGAACTGGGCCTTCGCCCACGACACCACCGTGCCGGAGGCGCCGCACTACGACGTCAACGTGCTGGTCGAGGAGTTTGCCGACGGCTACGAGATCAGCATCGACGCGGCCGTCTTCCACGGTCAGGTGACGCCGTTCTGCCTGGCCCGCAAGGAGATCGGCTACCCGCCGTACGCCGAGGAGGTCGGGCACTTCGTCGACGCGCACGACCCGTTGCTGGTCGACGAGCAGCTGATGCAGGTGCTGGTCGACGCGCACGCGGCGATCGCCTTCACCGACGGTGTCACCCACACTGAGATCATGATGACGGCCGACGGCCCCAAGGTGATCGAGATCAACGCCCGGATCGGCGGCGACATGATCCCGTACCTCGGCCTGCAGGCCACCGGTGCGGACCCGGGCCTGGCCGCCGCCGCGGTGGCCTGCGGCCGGACGCCGGAACTGGTGCCGGACCGGACCGTGGCCGGTGGCGTGCGGTTCTTCTACGTCGACGAGAACAACACCGTTTTAGACGGTGTCGAGTGGGACGAGACCGACCTGCCCGCCACCATCGACAAGCTCGTCCTGCTGATGGCGCCCGGGCAGACGACCAGCCCGCCGCCGGAAGGCACCCTGTGGGGCCGGATCGCCTATGCGACCGCCGTGGCTCCGACGCTGGACGAGTGCCGTGCCGGACTGGACGCCGCCGAGAAGGCGTTGCGCTGGTCGGGTCACGTGGTGACCGAACCAAAGGAGCCGGCATCATGACAGCCACACCGACCGACGAGAGCACCGGCATCTGGGCGACCATCCGGGAGGCTCCGGTCCCGGTGAAGGCGCTGCTGGTCGGCGTCTTCGTCAACAAGCTCGGCTGGTTCCTGCAGGTCTTCCTGGTGCTCTTCCTGACCACCTCGAAGGGCTTCAGCGACGTCCAGGCCGGTACGGCGCTCGGTGTCTACGGCGGCGGTACGGTGATCGGCCTGATCATCGGCGGATCGCTGTCGGACAAGATCGGGCCGCGGGCCGCGGTGATGATCAGCATGTTCGGCATGGCCGTGTTCGTGCTAGGCATCGCCTATGTGCCGAGCTACACCGCCGTCCTCGTGACGGTGGCGCTGGCCGGCGCGGTCGGGCAGTTCTACCGGCCCGCCTCGGCGGCGCTGCTCACCGAGCTGACGCCGAAGAACCGCCAGGTGATGATCTTCGCCGTCTACCGGCTGGCGATGAACCTCGGAACGACGGCGGCACCGCTGATCGGTGCGGCGCTGCTGGCGATCTCGTGGAACCTGCTGTTCATCGGTGAGGCGGTGGCCGCGCTGGCGTACGCCGCCGTGGCGATCGTCGCGCTGCCGAAGCGCAAGTCCGCCACCGACTCCACCTCGGTGGACGGTGCGGAGCCGGCCGCGGCCGAGCCGGACGCCGGCGGGTACCTCGCCGTACTGCGGGACTACAAGTACGTGCTGTTCCTGGTGTGCATGTTCATCAACGCCGCCATCTACATGCAGTACCTGGCCGTGCTGCCGCTGCACATGAAGTCGGACGGGCTGTCCACCTGGTGGTTCAGCGCGGTCGTCGCCCTGAACGGGTTCATCGTGATCACCTGCGAGTTGCTGGTGACCAAGGTGGTGCAGCACTGGCCGGCCCGGCTGGTCGCGATCGCCGGTTTCGTCCTGCTCGGTGGCGGGCTCGCGTTCTACGCCCTGCCGGGCGGGATCGCGATCTTCGTGATCGGCACGCTGCTGTGGACACTGGCCGAGATCATTGCCGGACCGACCATGTTCGCCTACCCGGGAATGGCGGCGAAACCGCAACTGCTCGGCCGGTACGTCGGCTCCGCGCACGCGATGTTCGGACTGGGCTCGGCGCTCGGCCCGTTCCTCGGGGTCTGGATCTGGAACAGCTCCGGCACCCAGGTCTGGTTGTGGTGCGGAGTGGCCGGTGCGGTCGGCGTCGTGTGCGCGTACTTCGGTATGTCGAACGCGGCGGCGTCGGAGCCGGTCGAGGAACCTGTCGTGGACACCACCCCGGCCAGCGAGCCGTTGCCGAGTGAGAGCTCGTAGGGAGTTTTGTCATGTCGAAATACGCGATCATCGTGGACCCGTTGTCCACCGGGCAGGAATATCCCGCCGCGTTCAAGGAGGCCGGGAAGATCCCGGTCGCCGTACTGAGTGGGACGGAGCCGCCGCCGGCGTTCACCGGTAGCTGGCATCCGGAGGAGTTCGAGCACATCCACTACCTCACCGGCAGCGTCGCGGAACTGGCCGAGGAGCTGCGGCAGTACGAGCCGGAGTACCTGGTGCCGGGTGCCGAGAGCGGGGTCGAGCTGGCGGATGCGCTGACCGAGATCCTGCTGCCCGGGACCGGCAACGTGCCGGAGCTGGCGTCGGCGCGGCGGGACAAGTGGCAGATGGCGCAGGCGCTGGCCGCGGCCGGAGTACCGCGGTTGCGGCAGTTCCTGACGTCCGACCCGGCCGAGGCCGAGAAATGGCTGAAGGAGAACGACCTGATCGGACGGCGGCTGGTGATCAAGCCGCCGAAGAGCGCCGCCGGCGACGAGGTCTACGTCGTCTTCGAGGACGGTGACTGGCGCGAACGGTTCGACCGGGTGCTCGGGCGGACCAACAAGATGGGCCTGGTCAACGACGCGGTGCTGATCCAGGAGTACGCCGAAGGTACGGAGTACCTGGTCGACAGCTACTCCGTCGACGGCAAGCACGCGCTCGTCGACGTCTGCCGGTACACCAAGATCAGCCGCGGCGACAAGATCGGCATCTACCACCGGATCGACTTCCTCGCGGCCGACGATCCCGAGGTACTGGCGCTGTGGCCGTACACCCAGCAGGTGCTGGACGCGGTCGGTATCCGGATCGGCTGCGGGCACGCCGAAGTGATGATGACGCCGGACGGGCCGCGGCTGATCGAGGTTGCCGCCCGGCCGTCGGGTGGCGGTCACCAGATGGTCAGCGAACTGGCCACCGGCGACAACCACATCAAGCGGACGGTCGCGCACCGGGTGCGCGGTGAGTTCCGGGACAGCTTCGACCTGGTCCAGCACCTCCGGGGTGTCTTCATCTCAGCGGTCCGGGACGGCTACTTCCGCAACCGGGAGGTCTTCGACGGGATCGAGCAGCTGAAGTCCTTCCACTGGATGAAGATCCTGCACGAAGAGGACGCCGTCGTCCCCGAGACGGTCGACCTGTTCACCTGCCTGGCCTGGGTGATCCTGATCCACAGCGACGCCCAGACCCTGGACGACGACTACCGCCGAGTGCTGGAGATGGAGGCCGCGATAGTCATCGACGAAGCCTGACCTCCCTGCTCGGCCGGACCCCCCAGTCCAACGGCTGAGCCCCGGGCACGGACGTTCCCCCAAACGCCCGTGCCCGGGCCTTTTCTGTTCAGCTTCGGTCTGCACACTCGGCGCATGAGCCTGAAGAAGCTGGTGGGCGAGCGGCGGCGGTTGGTGGCCTACTGGTGTGCGGTGGTGGTGCAGGTCGGCGCAGTCGCCGTGGATGCCGGAGTGCTCAAGCAGGCGAGCAAGGTGACGTTGATGCCCTTGCTGTTGTCGTGGAGCCGGAGCCAGGAAGCTCCTCCCCTGATCCAGGCCGCGTTGCTGGCTTCGGCGGCCGGGGATCTGTTGCTGGAGACCGAGCTGCAGTTGGCGGGGATGGCGGCGTTCGCTGCGGCGCATGCTTGCTACCTCGCGGTGTTTCTGTCCAGGCCGCATGAGCGGTCGTGGCGGGTGCTGGCGGCGTACGGGGCGTTGTGGGCGGCGCTGATCGCCGTGCTCTCCCGGGACCTCGGAGCGCAGCGAGTGCCGGTGGCGGCGTACGCGTTGTTGCTGACGGCAACCGCCATCGCGTCGCGGTGGCACAGTCCGCGCAGTGGCGCCGGCGGGCTGCTCTTCCTCGTCTCCGACGCGTTGATCGCGCTGCGGCTGGCCGGACGCGACTTCCCGGGCCGCGGGGTGCTGACGATGTCCACCTATGCGGCCGGTCAGTACCTGCTCGTTTCGGGCGTCAGGGCAGAATCTGGGGATGGCCAAACTTCCCTGCCCCTGTGGGCTCGACGCCGCCTACGCTGACTGCTGCGGCAGCCTGCACCAGGGCCGTACTGCGGCAAGCACCGCTGAGCAACTCATGCGCTCGCGGTACTCCGCGTTCGTGGTCCGCGATGCGGCGTATCTCCTCCGCACCTGGTCCGCCACGACGCGGCCCCGCGAACTGGACCTCGAGGACGACATCGAGTGGACCGGACTGGAGATCCTCAGCACCACCGGCGGCAGCGCCTTCCACACCGAGGGGACGGTCGAGTTCCGGGCCGGCTACATCGCCGACGGCGCGGCTGGTCACCAGCAGGAGGACAGCCGCTTCCTGCGCGAGAACGGCGCCTGGGTGTACGTCCGACCTGTAAGTTTCAACACCTGACCGGCATCTGAACCGCGGTGCCGGCCGTGCCTCGGGGCGGTGGGCACGGCCGGCCTGCGGGGGCGGGCGGGATCGAGATCGGCGTGGAGCGGATCAGCGGCGGCGGCGCCAGGGGCCGGTGATGGCGTAGGTGATGCCGGGGGTGTAGACGTTGAAGAACATCGTGCGGCCGTCGGCGGAGAAGCCGGCGCCGGCCAGTTCGCCGTACTCGGGCTCTTCGGGGGTGCCGTTGTTGACGCGGTTGCGGGCGAACTTGAAGACCTCGCCGTCCTCGGTGGTGCCGAGGATGTGTTGTTCGCCGAGGCCGTCCTCGCACATCATCAGGCCGCCGTACGGGGACATCGTGATGTTGTCGGGGGCATCGAACTCGGGGTCGTCCGAGCCGGGCTTCGGGCGGGTGAAGATCACCTCGAGGCGGAGGGTGCGCTTGCGCGGGTCGTAGCGCCAGACCTGGCCGTCGTGGTCGACCTTCGGGCCGAGCTCGGTGCGGGCGAACGACGAGACGAAGTACACGCAGCGGTCGAGTGCGCCCCACCAGCAGCCTTCGAGCTTGTAGCCGCCGGTGATGGGCTTGGAGTAGTCCTGGGCACGGACCGACTCGGTCTTCGCCAGCGGGTCGGGCACCTTGACCCACTGCACGTTGCGGAAGACGGTGCCGGGCTCCTGGACGACGGAGAGGTCCGGCAGGCCGGCGATGTGCATGGCCTGCAGTTCGCCGCCGGCCCGGAGGCTGCCCCAGCCGCCGCGGGGGCGGTTCGGCAGGAACCGGTAGAAGCCGCCGAGCGGGGCGACGAAGGCGTCCTCGGTCTCGTAGACGACGCCCGTGGCGGGATCGATCGCGACCGCCTCGTGCTGGAACCGGCCCATCTCCTTCAGCGGGAAGGGGTGGTTGTTGTGGCGGTCGTCGTACGGGTCGACCTCGAAGATGAAGCCGTGGTCCTTGGTGTAGCCGCCCTCGCCGGCCTTGAGTTCGGTCTCCTCACAGGTCAGCCAGGTGCGCCACGGGGTGATCCCGCCGGAGCAGTTGATCGCCGATCCACCGAGGCTGATCCTCTCGGCGGTCTTGTCGTTGTGCCGGTCCACCACGATCGTGCTGGTGCCTCCGCCGGCCGCGGGGTCGTAGGTCCGCTCAGGTGGGGCCACCACCTTGATCGTCGCGGTCGGGCTGCACTCGTGGTTGCGGACCAGCCGGTTGCCGCCGTGGCGGTCGGGGAAGGTGCCCATCCCGTCGAAGCGGGACGGGATCTTCAGTCCGTCCGGCCGGACGGCGCCTTCGCGCGAGACGACCTTGTACTTGAAGCCGCGCGGCAGGTCGAGCATCCCGGCGGGGTCGGGAACGAGCGGGCCGTAACCGACCTTCGGTCCGGAGGTACCGAGCGCCGGCTCGGCGGTGTAGAGGGCTTCGACCGACCCCACCACGCTGACCGCAACACCTGCCGCGGCGGCACGAGCGACGAACTGACGTCTGGACAGAGGGCTTTCTACACTCACGAGCGGTCTCCTTGTCAGCACAAGCAGTGGTCGCCAGTGAACGTACGGTAAACGACTGCCCAACGGCAAGAGAACGAGCGTCAGGAATCGCTCTGTGATCGGCCGCCACGCTGCCAGCGACGCGCAGTGAGGATCGTGGGCTCACCGCGCAGTCCGTCGGCGACCGGCTGAACGATCGCCGAGGCCACCGCCGGCAGTGCGTCGACGGCCGCGACGACGCCGACGGACCGGGTGCCGTCGTCGTCGACGAGCATCACCAGGAAGCTCACCCGGTCGTCCGCGCCTTGCAGGTCCCCGATGTCGGTCGGTGCCCACTCAGCGGTCACCAGGCTCTTCGGTACGCCGGCCGTTTCATCGACCAGTACGACGGCCCGCACGATCGTCAGCGGGTGGTAGAAACCGGCCGCCCAGAACGGCTCCTCGTACGCGAACCGCTCCGCCGTTTCGCGGTCCTCGACGTCCAGGACGTGCACGCTGCCCGCGTGTTCCTCCGCGTCGTCGGTCAGTGTCGGACCGCGCAGTACGAGCCGGTCGGCGAACCGGTCCATGTACGACCAGTGCGCCTCGGCCTGCTCCATCAGCCCGGGCAGGACGCCGGGCTTGTCCTCGCCGTGGACGAAGTAGGGCACCTCAGAGCGACCTGATCCAGTTCGCCAGCAGCTCGGCGCCCGCGTCGCCGGACTTCTCCGGGTGGAACTGAGTGGCGGTCAGCGGACCGTTCTCGACCGCGGCGACGAACCGGTCCCCGCCGTACTCCGTCCAGGTGACCGTCGGCGTCACCGACGCGCGGGTGTCGGTGAGGTGCCACTCGCGGACGCCGTAGGAGTGGACGAAGTAGAAGCGTTCCTTGTCGACGCCCTCGAACAGCCTGGTCGGGCCGTCGACCGAGACGGTGTTCCAGCCCATGTGCGGCACCGGCTCGTCGCCGGCCGGCCGGAGCCGCTCGACGGTGCCGGGCCACTGGTCGCAGCCGTCGGTCTCGGTGCCGTGTTCGATGCCTTTGGCAAACAAGATCTGCATGCCGACACAGATGCCCAGCACCGGCCGGCTACCGGTCAGCCGGCGGTCGACGAGCTCGTCGCCGCGAACGGCCTTCAGCCCTCTCATGCAGGCGTCGAAGGCGCCGACGCCAGGGACCAGCAGGCCGTCGGCGTTCAGCGCTTCGTCGAAGTCCGCGGTGACGGTGACGTCGGCGCCGACGCGCTGCAACGCGCGCTCGCCGGAGCGGATGTTCCCGGAGCCGTAGTCGAGCAGGACGACCTTCTTGGTCACAGGGCGCCCTTGGTGGAGGGGATGCCCGGCTGCCGCGGATCGTGCTCGGCGGCGTCCCGCAGCGCCCGCGCGAAGGCCTTGAACTGCGCCTCGACGATGTGGTGCGGGTCGCGCCCGGACAGCACCCGGATGTGGATGCAGATCGCGGCGTTGAAGGCCAGGGTCTCGAACACGTGCTGGGTCAGCGAACCGGCGTAGTCGCCACCGATGACCGCGTAGACCTGCCCGTCGGGCTCGCCGGTGTGGACGCAATACGGGCGGCCGGACAGGTCGACGGTGCAGTGCACCAGCGCCTCGTCCAGTGGCACGGTCGCGTCGCCGAAGCGGCGGATGCCCTTCTTGTCACCGAGGGCCTCGCGCAGCGCCTGGCCGATGCCGATCGCGGTGTCCTCGACCGTGTGGTGCGCGTCGATCTCGAGGTCGCCGACGGTGTTGACGTGCAGGTCCAGCAGCGCGTGCTTGGCCAGCGCGTTGAGCATGTGGTCGTAGAAGCCGACGCCGGTGGAGATGTCGGCGCGGCCGGTGCCGTCGAGATCGAGCTCGACCAGCACCTTGGACTCGCTGGTCTCCCGGTCGATGCGGGCCGTACGTGTCATAGCGACCTTCCCAGATCAGTCTTGAGCACCTTCTCCAGCGAGGCGCGGAACGCGGCCATCTCGGCGCCGGTGCCGATCGAGACCCGCAGCCAGCCGTTCGGTCCGGTCTCCCGGATCAGTACGCCGTCGTCCAGCAGCGACTGCCAGACCGCGTGCCGATCGGCGAACGTGCCGAAAAGAACGAAGTTCGCGTCCGAGTCCACCGCGCGAAGCCCTTGGGCCCGCAGCCACACCACCGTCTCGTCCCGCTCGGCCCGCAGCTGCTCGACCCGGCCGAGCAGTTCGTCGGAGTGCCGCAGCGCCGCCCGCGCGACCGCCTGGGTCACCGCCGACAGGTGATAAGGCAACCGGACGATGCGCAGGGCATCTATCAGTTGCTTGCTCGCGGCAAGGTAACCGACGCGGGCGCCGGCCAGCGCGAACGCCTTCGACGTCGTCCGGGCCACCGCCAGGTTCGAGTACGACGGCAGCAGCGACGCCGCGCTCGGCGTCCCGGTACGACGGAACTCCGCGTAAGCCTCGTCCACCACGAGGACGGCACCGATCGCGGCGGTCCTGGCGGCGACTGCCTCGACCAGCTGGATCGGCAGCGCCGTACCGGTCGGGTTGTTGGGTGAGGCGAGCAGTACGACGGAGGGCCGGTGCCGCGAGATCGCTGCCAGGGCCTTGCTCTGGTCGAGGGTGAAGTCCTCGGAGCGGCGACCGGTGACCCAGGCGGTGTTCGTGTTGCGGGCGTACTCCGGGTACATCGAGTACGTCGGCGCGAACGACAGCGCCGTACGGCCTGGCCCACCGAAGGCCTGCAGCAGATGCAGCATGACCTCGTTGGAGCCGTTGGCCGCCCAGATCTGGCCGGCCGTCAGCTGAGCACCCGACTCGCGGCCGAGGTACGCCGCGAGGTCTGCCCGCAGCGCCATGAACTCGCGATCGGGGTACCGGTTGAGGCCGCGCGCCGCGTCGGCCACCGCCGCGGTGATGTCCGCGACGGTCGCCTCGCTCGGCGGGTACGGGTTCTCGTTGACGTTCAGCAGGACGGGGACGTCGAGCTGCGGTGCGCCGTACGGCTCGAAACTCTTCAGCTCGTCGCGGATCGGCAGCCCGTCGAACCGGCCCATCAGTTCTCACCCGGGAAACGCGCGGACACGGCAGCGCCGTGGGCCGGCAGATCCTCGGCGTTGGCCAGCGCGACGACGTGTCCGGCGACCTCCCGCAGCGCCTCGCGGGAGTAGTTCACGACGTGCATCGCCTTCAGGAAGCTGCGCACGGACAGGCCGGACGAGTGGCACGCGCAGCCCGCGGTCGGGAGGACGTGGTTCGACCCGGCGCAGTAGTCACCCAAGGACACCGGCGACCAGGCACCGACGAAGATCGCGCCGGCGTTGCCGATCAGCAGCGAGCGTTCCTCGGCGTCGACGGTCTGGATCTCCAGGTGCTCGGCCGCATACGCATCGACGACAGCGGTGCCCTGCTCCAGATCGTCGACCAGGACGACGGCGGACTGCTGCCCGCCGAGCGCCTCGACGACCCGTTCGTGGTGCTTGGTCTTCGGCACCTGGACCGCGAGCTCGGCCTCGACCGCCGCGGCCAGCGTCTCGCTCGGCGTGACCAGCAGGCTCGCGGCCATCGGGTCGTGCTCGGCCTGGCTGATCAGGTCGGCGGCCACGTGGGCCGCATCGGCGGAGTCGTCGGCCAGTACGGCGATCTCGGTCGGCCCCGCCTCGGAGTCGATCCCGACCTCGCTCTGCACGAACCGCTTGGCCGCGACGACATAGATGTTGCCGGGACCGGTGATCAGGTTGACCTTGCGGCAGCCCTCGAAGCCGTACGCGAAGCCGGCGATCGCCTGCGACCCACCCATCGCGTAGACCTCGTCGATCCCGAGCATCGCGCAGACGGCGAGCACGGTCGGGTGCGGCAGACCACCGAACTCCTTCTGCGGCGGCGACGCCAGCGCCAGCGAGGTGACCCCGGCCACCTGAGCCGGTACGACGTTCATCAGCACGCTGGAAGCCAGCGGCGCACGACCACCCGGAACGTAGAGCCCGACCCGCTGCACCGGCACGAGCCGCTGCGTCACCCGGCCACCGGGTGCGGGCTCCGACTCGACGTCACTGCCGCGCTCGTCCAGGCTGACCTCGCGGACCCGCCGGATCGACTCCTCGAGCGCCGCGCGCACCGTGGGATCCAGCTCTTCGAGCGCGGTCTTGAGCGCCTCGGCCGGGACCCGGACGTCCTCCACCCGGACATGGTCGAACTTCTCGCCGTACTCCCTGATCGCCTCGAGGCCGCGATGACGGACGTCCAGGCA encodes:
- a CDS encoding ATP-grasp domain-containing protein; protein product: MSETPESIVPELIVEEVERPHLLVVATGMRLFREYILSSIAPQYRIHMFLHAEPSWEKDYIEGWTVLESTLEADALVEAAKKLHAEQPIDGVLCWDEARILQTAHVAEALGLPGGDVAMINRCRDKHLTRTALAEKGVPQPQSILVDTVDEALVTADKLGYPVILKPRALAASLGVVKVNSAEELRENWAFAHDTTVPEAPHYDVNVLVEEFADGYEISIDAAVFHGQVTPFCLARKEIGYPPYAEEVGHFVDAHDPLLVDEQLMQVLVDAHAAIAFTDGVTHTEIMMTADGPKVIEINARIGGDMIPYLGLQATGADPGLAAAAVACGRTPELVPDRTVAGGVRFFYVDENNTVLDGVEWDETDLPATIDKLVLLMAPGQTTSPPPEGTLWGRIAYATAVAPTLDECRAGLDAAEKALRWSGHVVTEPKEPAS
- a CDS encoding MFS transporter, which produces MTATPTDESTGIWATIREAPVPVKALLVGVFVNKLGWFLQVFLVLFLTTSKGFSDVQAGTALGVYGGGTVIGLIIGGSLSDKIGPRAAVMISMFGMAVFVLGIAYVPSYTAVLVTVALAGAVGQFYRPASAALLTELTPKNRQVMIFAVYRLAMNLGTTAAPLIGAALLAISWNLLFIGEAVAALAYAAVAIVALPKRKSATDSTSVDGAEPAAAEPDAGGYLAVLRDYKYVLFLVCMFINAAIYMQYLAVLPLHMKSDGLSTWWFSAVVALNGFIVITCELLVTKVVQHWPARLVAIAGFVLLGGGLAFYALPGGIAIFVIGTLLWTLAEIIAGPTMFAYPGMAAKPQLLGRYVGSAHAMFGLGSALGPFLGVWIWNSSGTQVWLWCGVAGAVGVVCAYFGMSNAAASEPVEEPVVDTTPASEPLPSESS
- a CDS encoding ATP-grasp domain-containing protein; the encoded protein is MSKYAIIVDPLSTGQEYPAAFKEAGKIPVAVLSGTEPPPAFTGSWHPEEFEHIHYLTGSVAELAEELRQYEPEYLVPGAESGVELADALTEILLPGTGNVPELASARRDKWQMAQALAAAGVPRLRQFLTSDPAEAEKWLKENDLIGRRLVIKPPKSAAGDEVYVVFEDGDWRERFDRVLGRTNKMGLVNDAVLIQEYAEGTEYLVDSYSVDGKHALVDVCRYTKISRGDKIGIYHRIDFLAADDPEVLALWPYTQQVLDAVGIRIGCGHAEVMMTPDGPRLIEVAARPSGGGHQMVSELATGDNHIKRTVAHRVRGEFRDSFDLVQHLRGVFISAVRDGYFRNREVFDGIEQLKSFHWMKILHEEDAVVPETVDLFTCLAWVILIHSDAQTLDDDYRRVLEMEAAIVIDEA
- a CDS encoding lysoplasmalogenase; its protein translation is MSLKKLVGERRRLVAYWCAVVVQVGAVAVDAGVLKQASKVTLMPLLLSWSRSQEAPPLIQAALLASAAGDLLLETELQLAGMAAFAAAHACYLAVFLSRPHERSWRVLAAYGALWAALIAVLSRDLGAQRVPVAAYALLLTATAIASRWHSPRSGAGGLLFLVSDALIALRLAGRDFPGRGVLTMSTYAAGQYLLVSGVRAESGDGQTSLPLWARRRLR
- a CDS encoding YchJ family protein → MAKLPCPCGLDAAYADCCGSLHQGRTAASTAEQLMRSRYSAFVVRDAAYLLRTWSATTRPRELDLEDDIEWTGLEILSTTGGSAFHTEGTVEFRAGYIADGAAGHQQEDSRFLRENGAWVYVRPVSFNT
- a CDS encoding alkaline phosphatase PhoX, with the translated sequence MSVESPLSRRQFVARAAAAGVAVSVVGSVEALYTAEPALGTSGPKVGYGPLVPDPAGMLDLPRGFKYKVVSREGAVRPDGLKIPSRFDGMGTFPDRHGGNRLVRNHECSPTATIKVVAPPERTYDPAAGGGTSTIVVDRHNDKTAERISLGGSAINCSGGITPWRTWLTCEETELKAGEGGYTKDHGFIFEVDPYDDRHNNHPFPLKEMGRFQHEAVAIDPATGVVYETEDAFVAPLGGFYRFLPNRPRGGWGSLRAGGELQAMHIAGLPDLSVVQEPGTVFRNVQWVKVPDPLAKTESVRAQDYSKPITGGYKLEGCWWGALDRCVYFVSSFARTELGPKVDHDGQVWRYDPRKRTLRLEVIFTRPKPGSDDPEFDAPDNITMSPYGGLMMCEDGLGEQHILGTTEDGEVFKFARNRVNNGTPEEPEYGELAGAGFSADGRTMFFNVYTPGITYAITGPWRRRR
- a CDS encoding YciI family protein → MPYFVHGEDKPGVLPGLMEQAEAHWSYMDRFADRLVLRGPTLTDDAEEHAGSVHVLDVEDRETAERFAYEEPFWAAGFYHPLTIVRAVVLVDETAGVPKSLVTAEWAPTDIGDLQGADDRVSFLVMLVDDDGTRSVGVVAAVDALPAVASAIVQPVADGLRGEPTILTARRWQRGGRSQSDS
- the hisH gene encoding imidazole glycerol phosphate synthase subunit HisH, yielding MTKKVVLLDYGSGNIRSGERALQRVGADVTVTADFDEALNADGLLVPGVGAFDACMRGLKAVRGDELVDRRLTGSRPVLGICVGMQILFAKGIEHGTETDGCDQWPGTVERLRPAGDEPVPHMGWNTVSVDGPTRLFEGVDKERFYFVHSYGVREWHLTDTRASVTPTVTWTEYGGDRFVAAVENGPLTATQFHPEKSGDAGAELLANWIRSL
- the hisB gene encoding imidazoleglycerol-phosphate dehydratase HisB, coding for MTRTARIDRETSESKVLVELDLDGTGRADISTGVGFYDHMLNALAKHALLDLHVNTVGDLEIDAHHTVEDTAIGIGQALREALGDKKGIRRFGDATVPLDEALVHCTVDLSGRPYCVHTGEPDGQVYAVIGGDYAGSLTQHVFETLAFNAAICIHIRVLSGRDPHHIVEAQFKAFARALRDAAEHDPRQPGIPSTKGAL
- a CDS encoding histidinol-phosphate transaminase encodes the protein MGRFDGLPIRDELKSFEPYGAPQLDVPVLLNVNENPYPPSEATVADITAAVADAARGLNRYPDREFMALRADLAAYLGRESGAQLTAGQIWAANGSNEVMLHLLQAFGGPGRTALSFAPTYSMYPEYARNTNTAWVTGRRSEDFTLDQSKALAAISRHRPSVVLLASPNNPTGTALPIQLVEAVAARTAAIGAVLVVDEAYAEFRRTGTPSAASLLPSYSNLAVARTTSKAFALAGARVGYLAASKQLIDALRIVRLPYHLSAVTQAVARAALRHSDELLGRVEQLRAERDETVVWLRAQGLRAVDSDANFVLFGTFADRHAVWQSLLDDGVLIRETGPNGWLRVSIGTGAEMAAFRASLEKVLKTDLGRSL
- the hisD gene encoding histidinol dehydrogenase, which produces MIRRVDLRGRVAAGEVLDLQALVPRAVFDVEAALDVVRPICLDVRHRGLEAIREYGEKFDHVRVEDVRVPAEALKTALEELDPTVRAALEESIRRVREVSLDERGSDVESEPAPGGRVTQRLVPVQRVGLYVPGGRAPLASSVLMNVVPAQVAGVTSLALASPPQKEFGGLPHPTVLAVCAMLGIDEVYAMGGSQAIAGFAYGFEGCRKVNLITGPGNIYVVAAKRFVQSEVGIDSEAGPTEIAVLADDSADAAHVAADLISQAEHDPMAASLLVTPSETLAAAVEAELAVQVPKTKHHERVVEALGGQQSAVVLVDDLEQGTAVVDAYAAEHLEIQTVDAEERSLLIGNAGAIFVGAWSPVSLGDYCAGSNHVLPTAGCACHSSGLSVRSFLKAMHVVNYSREALREVAGHVVALANAEDLPAHGAAVSARFPGEN